One genomic window of Trichlorobacter lovleyi includes the following:
- a CDS encoding mannose-1-phosphate guanyltransferase: protein MKAVIMAGGFGTRIQPLTSSMPKPMIPLFNRPIMLHIVELLKKHDITDLVMLLYHQPEVIKKFFRDGSDFGVKITYVTPIEDMGTAGAVKAAEKYLDERFLVISGDLLTDFNLKKVLDFHADNKAMATITLTSVKDPLQFGVVITDKEKRITQFLEKPGWGEVISDTINTGIYVLEPEIFNYIPKGENFDFSQDLFPLMLQNNDPLFGFSAKGYWRDIGNTDSYREAYHDIFKGRVNLKIDEEKQDFVGKDLRIGADVTLEEPAGLSGTVVIGDNSQIRGEVQIKDSVIGRNCTIEAGVKLNRCVLWDNAYVKKGAKVTDSVICTNVRVGQNAVLDEGVIVADDTSIGDDVKIKSDVKIWPRKVIEAGATVTANLIWGEKWKKSLFEGAIIKGLSNVELTPEFVAKLGCAYGTTLPKGSYVLGGRDANRSSRMLKRCFVGGLLSAGVNVRDMTMTSLPLIRYKLKTFGEVGGFHFRQSSDDPASMEIIFLDGDGLDFSSNMAKNLERIFFKENFRRAHHTEPGALIDIPQAIDFYREGYLRALNVDVCRKAAWTVVVDFNYSPASQVLPMLLNELGCNVVALNAYVDDGRGGCVPKPKQEGLRQLSAIVSSLGAQAGFWLEPAVESITLLDETGAIYDGIQLLSLVVALQLKTDQRGTIAVPVQAPSSIEQMALKKKCSVTRTKSSDRAMLEAASSSEVILAAAPDGRFAFPRFQAAFDGMYAIAKLVELGATVGVPFSRVIEEAPSRAFLETSIPCPFEMKGGIMRKMSEDSLEQEASFIDGIKVQFDNDWALVLPDQYSSFVHIFAEAKDEKTAGKLLDEYRKKVEKWKKELE from the coding sequence ATGAAAGCAGTGATTATGGCCGGCGGCTTCGGCACCCGCATCCAACCGCTCACCAGCAGCATGCCAAAACCGATGATTCCGCTCTTTAACCGGCCAATCATGCTGCATATCGTTGAACTGCTCAAGAAACACGACATTACCGATCTGGTGATGCTGCTCTACCACCAGCCTGAAGTGATTAAAAAGTTCTTTCGGGATGGTTCCGACTTCGGGGTCAAGATCACCTATGTCACCCCGATTGAGGATATGGGCACTGCCGGTGCGGTCAAGGCGGCAGAGAAGTATCTGGATGAACGTTTCCTGGTTATCTCCGGCGACCTGCTGACCGATTTCAACCTGAAAAAGGTGCTTGATTTCCACGCCGACAACAAGGCCATGGCCACCATTACCCTCACCTCGGTCAAGGACCCGCTCCAGTTTGGCGTGGTGATCACCGACAAGGAGAAGCGGATCACCCAGTTTCTGGAGAAACCGGGCTGGGGCGAGGTGATCTCCGACACCATCAACACCGGTATCTATGTGCTGGAGCCGGAGATCTTCAACTATATCCCCAAAGGTGAAAACTTCGACTTTTCCCAGGATCTGTTTCCGCTGATGCTGCAGAACAACGACCCGCTGTTCGGCTTTTCAGCCAAGGGGTACTGGCGCGACATCGGCAATACTGACTCCTACCGCGAGGCCTATCACGATATCTTCAAGGGCAGGGTCAACCTTAAGATTGATGAGGAAAAACAGGATTTCGTGGGCAAGGACCTGCGGATCGGGGCCGATGTGACCCTTGAGGAGCCGGCCGGTCTGTCCGGCACCGTGGTGATCGGCGACAACTCCCAGATCCGGGGCGAGGTCCAGATCAAGGATTCGGTCATCGGCCGCAACTGCACTATCGAGGCCGGGGTCAAGCTGAACCGTTGCGTGTTGTGGGATAACGCCTACGTCAAGAAGGGGGCCAAGGTTACCGACAGCGTGATCTGCACCAATGTACGGGTGGGCCAGAATGCGGTGCTGGACGAAGGGGTGATTGTGGCCGATGACACCTCCATCGGTGACGATGTCAAGATCAAGTCCGATGTCAAGATCTGGCCCCGCAAGGTGATTGAGGCGGGCGCCACGGTGACTGCCAACCTGATCTGGGGTGAAAAATGGAAAAAATCGCTCTTTGAGGGGGCGATCATCAAGGGGCTCTCCAATGTGGAGCTGACCCCTGAGTTTGTGGCCAAGCTGGGCTGTGCCTATGGCACCACCCTGCCCAAGGGGAGCTATGTGCTGGGCGGCAGGGACGCCAACCGTTCCTCCCGCATGCTGAAACGCTGCTTTGTGGGTGGACTGCTTTCAGCCGGGGTCAATGTGCGGGACATGACCATGACCTCGCTGCCGTTGATCCGCTACAAGCTGAAGACCTTTGGTGAGGTGGGCGGCTTCCACTTCCGCCAATCCAGCGATGATCCGGCCTCAATGGAGATCATCTTCCTGGATGGCGATGGCCTGGATTTTTCCAGCAACATGGCCAAAAACCTGGAGCGGATCTTCTTTAAGGAGAACTTCCGGCGTGCCCATCATACTGAGCCGGGCGCCTTGATTGATATCCCCCAGGCAATTGATTTCTATCGTGAAGGCTATCTGCGGGCCCTGAACGTGGATGTCTGCCGCAAGGCAGCCTGGACCGTGGTGGTGGACTTTAACTACTCACCTGCCAGCCAGGTGCTGCCGATGCTGCTGAACGAGCTGGGTTGTAACGTGGTTGCCCTGAACGCCTACGTGGATGACGGTCGTGGCGGTTGCGTCCCCAAGCCGAAGCAGGAAGGGCTCAGGCAGCTTTCAGCCATTGTCAGTTCGCTGGGGGCACAAGCCGGTTTCTGGCTGGAGCCTGCGGTTGAATCAATTACCCTGCTGGATGAAACCGGGGCGATCTACGACGGGATCCAGCTCCTGAGCCTGGTGGTGGCCCTTCAGCTCAAGACCGACCAGCGTGGTACCATTGCGGTGCCGGTACAGGCGCCGTCAAGTATCGAGCAGATGGCGCTCAAGAAGAAATGCAGCGTCACCCGCACCAAAAGCAGCGACCGGGCCATGCTGGAGGCGGCCTCCTCATCCGAGGTAATCCTGGCTGCAGCCCCTGATGGCCGTTTTGCCTTCCCCCGCTTCCAGGCTGCCTTTGACGGCATGTATGCCATTGCCAAGCTGGTGGAGCTGGGGGCAACCGTGGGCGTCCCTTTCTCCCGTGTTATTGAAGAGGCACCGAGCCGCGCCTTTCTGGAGACCAGCATCCCCTGTCCCTTTGAGATGAAGGGGGGGATCATGCGCAAGATGAGTGAGGACTCTCTGGAGCAGGAGGCCTCCTTTATCGACGGGATCAAGGTCCAGTTTGATAATGACTGGGCCCTGGTGCTGCCGGATCAGTACAGCTCCTTCGTGCATATCTTTGCCGAGGCAAAGGATGAAAAGACCGCTGGCAAATTACTGGATGAATACCGGAAAAAAGTTGAGAAGTGGAAGAAAGAGCTGGAGTAA
- a CDS encoding glycoside hydrolase family 57 protein codes for MTTPIDVIFLWHMHQPYYKDPVKGEYALPWTYLHAIKDYYDMPAIVEDTPGARAVFNLVPSLVEQLLEYAAGTAVDPFLIKGQMNPADMSEDDRIFLLENFFSANRQRMIEPHRRYLELLYMAGEGKAGAVRERVRHFNHQDLQDLQVCFFLAWTGEAARRRFPVFRELLAKGQGYTAEDRALLFTTQRKLLNEIVPLYKRLHASGQVELSVTPYFHPILPLLCDTQLAREAMPRVTLPRERFRHPEDARAHICHGLRYFQEVFGITPRGMWPSEGSVSDEALQLIRECGLDWVATDEEVLARSLDGGLGPHHERLYHPWRFATAKGDLGIFFRDHQLSDLIGFTYSQWDARRAVADFTGRLRQIGRQVGSEGKVIPVILDGENAWEFYPDNAYDFLSGIYTAVAEAQDLNLTTCSDVLAQSHFEGRLHRIHPGSWINANYGIWIGHPEENLAWDLVAGARRAIVEHHPEAARQLANAGMDGDQVARLLCTSLYAAEGSDWFWWFGDDHFSPHSDRFDRLFRQHLTNIYTMLGISPPRELLEPIKKKSPAGLVREPAGFIEPEINGRVGDYFEWLAAGLFDLTRQGSAMHSSDRLLQGFYWGYNHDQLYFRIDGIQELSRLLKENDILALHLIADREYRLPMQRSMEEGLLLVRELGNWTPTNSCCRWAIDRTCEVAIPLEGLHLLPKSKLFASVTLTRNSEEIGRWPSDAPLMLQYEGPDLEANDWLI; via the coding sequence GTGACCACGCCGATTGACGTCATATTCCTCTGGCATATGCACCAGCCCTATTACAAGGACCCGGTCAAGGGGGAATATGCCCTGCCCTGGACCTATCTGCATGCCATCAAGGATTATTACGACATGCCGGCCATTGTGGAGGATACGCCAGGGGCCAGGGCGGTCTTTAACCTGGTGCCGTCGCTGGTTGAGCAGTTACTGGAGTATGCTGCCGGTACGGCTGTGGACCCCTTTCTGATCAAGGGGCAGATGAATCCGGCAGATATGTCGGAAGACGACCGGATCTTCCTGCTGGAGAACTTCTTTTCCGCCAACCGGCAGCGGATGATCGAGCCGCACCGGCGCTACCTTGAGCTGCTCTACATGGCCGGCGAGGGGAAAGCTGGCGCGGTGCGGGAGCGGGTGCGGCATTTCAACCATCAGGATCTGCAGGATCTGCAGGTCTGCTTCTTTCTGGCCTGGACCGGCGAGGCTGCCCGGCGGCGTTTCCCTGTCTTTCGGGAGCTGTTGGCCAAGGGGCAGGGTTACACCGCAGAGGACCGGGCCCTGTTGTTTACCACCCAGCGCAAGCTGCTGAACGAGATTGTGCCGCTCTACAAGCGGTTGCATGCCTCAGGGCAGGTCGAGCTGTCAGTCACCCCCTATTTCCATCCGATTCTGCCGCTTTTGTGTGACACCCAGCTGGCACGGGAGGCGATGCCACGGGTGACGCTGCCCCGGGAACGGTTCCGCCATCCGGAGGATGCCCGGGCCCATATCTGCCATGGTCTGCGTTATTTCCAGGAGGTCTTCGGCATCACACCCCGGGGGATGTGGCCCTCTGAAGGCTCGGTCAGTGACGAGGCCCTGCAGTTGATCCGCGAGTGCGGCCTCGACTGGGTGGCGACCGATGAAGAGGTGCTGGCCCGTTCGCTGGATGGCGGTCTGGGGCCGCATCATGAGCGGCTCTACCATCCCTGGCGGTTTGCCACTGCCAAGGGGGATCTGGGGATCTTCTTCCGTGACCACCAGCTTTCCGACCTGATCGGCTTTACCTACAGCCAGTGGGATGCCCGCCGGGCAGTGGCCGACTTTACCGGACGCCTGCGTCAGATCGGCCGCCAGGTGGGCAGCGAAGGCAAGGTGATCCCGGTCATTCTGGATGGTGAAAACGCCTGGGAGTTTTATCCAGACAACGCCTATGACTTCCTCTCCGGTATCTATACCGCTGTTGCCGAGGCTCAGGATCTCAATCTGACCACCTGTAGTGATGTCCTGGCCCAATCACATTTTGAAGGTCGTCTGCACCGGATTCATCCCGGTTCATGGATCAATGCCAACTACGGCATCTGGATCGGTCACCCGGAGGAGAATCTGGCCTGGGATTTGGTGGCAGGCGCCCGCCGGGCGATTGTGGAACATCACCCCGAAGCTGCCCGTCAGCTTGCCAATGCTGGCATGGATGGCGATCAGGTGGCCCGCCTGCTCTGTACCTCGCTCTACGCGGCCGAAGGAAGCGACTGGTTCTGGTGGTTTGGCGACGATCACTTCTCGCCCCACAGCGATCGTTTTGACCGGCTGTTCCGTCAGCATCTCACCAATATCTACACCATGCTGGGAATCAGTCCGCCCCGGGAGTTGCTGGAGCCGATCAAGAAGAAGAGCCCGGCAGGTCTGGTGCGTGAACCGGCCGGTTTTATCGAGCCAGAGATCAACGGCCGGGTGGGCGACTACTTTGAATGGCTGGCAGCCGGACTGTTTGACCTGACCCGCCAGGGTTCTGCCATGCACTCGTCTGATCGTCTGCTGCAGGGCTTCTACTGGGGCTATAACCATGATCAGCTCTACTTCAGAATTGACGGTATCCAGGAACTCTCGCGCCTGTTGAAAGAGAACGACATCCTGGCCCTGCACCTGATTGCCGACCGGGAATACCGTCTGCCGATGCAGCGCAGCATGGAGGAAGGGTTGTTACTGGTCAGGGAGCTGGGCAACTGGACCCCTACTAACAGTTGCTGCCGCTGGGCCATTGATCGAACCTGCGAGGTGGCAATACCGCTGGAAGGACTGCATCTGCTGCCGAAATCCAAGCTCTTTGCCAGTGTGACCCTGACCCGTAACAGTGAAGAGATCGGGCGCTGGCCGTCGGATGCGCCGTTGATGCTGCAGTATGAAGGGCCGGATCTGGAAGCAAATGACTGGTTGATTTAA
- the galT gene encoding galactose-1-phosphate uridylyltransferase, whose protein sequence is MSELRWDPLKLHWVIIATERGRRPRDFQSEPEALPVTSCPFCYGNEDKTPSEIFAIRPSGMPNTPNWKVRVIPNKYPALRIEGELENRGHGPYDVMNGIGAHEVIIETPDHDKSMADLAPAELTDVLVTWRTRLLDLRRDFRFRYMILFKNHGARAGASLAHSHSQLIAVPMLPPVATTELKVCRTHYANKERCLFCDLIAFELEQGVRVVREFSNFVTLAPYAASFPFELRLYPKRHSHDFALMNDAQLAELAVALKDMLMRVKLVLKDAPYNFILHTCPPMHKRPGKPAMWTSLEYDYHWHIELVPRLTSIAGFEWGTGFFINPTSPEDAALFLREAEV, encoded by the coding sequence ATGTCCGAATTGCGTTGGGACCCATTAAAACTGCACTGGGTGATTATTGCCACCGAACGGGGCCGCCGTCCGCGGGACTTTCAGTCGGAGCCGGAGGCGCTGCCGGTTACCTCCTGTCCGTTCTGTTACGGCAATGAAGACAAGACCCCGTCGGAGATCTTTGCCATCCGCCCCAGCGGCATGCCCAATACCCCCAACTGGAAGGTGCGGGTCATCCCCAACAAATATCCGGCCCTGCGGATAGAAGGCGAGCTGGAAAACCGGGGGCATGGCCCCTATGATGTGATGAACGGTATCGGTGCCCATGAGGTGATTATTGAGACACCGGATCATGACAAGTCCATGGCTGATCTGGCACCGGCAGAGCTGACCGATGTGCTGGTTACCTGGCGTACGCGCCTGCTGGACCTGCGCCGGGATTTCCGATTCCGCTACATGATCCTGTTCAAAAACCACGGCGCACGGGCCGGTGCCTCACTGGCCCACTCCCACAGCCAGCTGATTGCGGTGCCGATGCTGCCGCCGGTGGCCACCACCGAACTGAAGGTCTGCCGCACCCACTATGCCAACAAGGAACGCTGTCTGTTCTGTGACCTGATCGCCTTTGAGCTGGAGCAGGGGGTACGGGTGGTGCGGGAGTTTTCCAATTTTGTGACTCTGGCCCCCTATGCTGCCAGTTTCCCCTTTGAACTGCGGCTGTACCCCAAACGGCACAGCCACGACTTTGCCCTGATGAACGATGCGCAGCTGGCAGAGCTGGCCGTGGCCCTGAAGGATATGCTGATGCGGGTCAAGCTGGTGCTGAAGGATGCCCCGTACAACTTTATCCTGCATACCTGCCCGCCCATGCACAAACGTCCCGGCAAGCCGGCCATGTGGACCTCGCTTGAATATGATTACCATTGGCATATTGAGCTGGTGCCGCGTCTGACCTCGATTGCCGGTTTTGAATGGGGCACCGGTTTTTTCATCAATCCGACCTCACCGGAGGACGCAGCCCTGTTCCTGCGTGAGGCGGAGGTCTAG
- a CDS encoding TIGR02757 family protein: protein MPSPRSLKKVLEQLYASRSQQHLANDPLSFCHRYPAPADQEVAALVAAVFAYGSVKVIKGSLSRIFSIMGDSPAGFVDGFDPKRDTQLCAGFKHRFNDADDLAALFWAIRLMRQQQGSIEKFFCQFHPEDAATVEQALNGFCAAVSGFDYRPLFGRAALPAESSFRFLFPSPSGGSACKRLCMFLRWVVRPADGIDLGLWQQVRPAQLVIPVDRHIERISRMLGLTSRRTPDWRMACEITAALRQFDPLDPVKYDFSICHLGISEGCNGTSSACCPACPVAQHCSLVQC, encoded by the coding sequence TTGCCCTCTCCCCGCTCCCTCAAAAAGGTCCTGGAACAGCTTTACGCCAGCCGTTCCCAGCAGCATCTGGCCAATGACCCGCTTTCCTTTTGCCACCGTTACCCTGCCCCGGCTGATCAGGAGGTCGCCGCCCTGGTGGCGGCGGTGTTTGCCTACGGTTCGGTCAAGGTGATCAAAGGCAGTCTCAGCCGTATTTTCAGCATCATGGGTGATTCTCCGGCAGGTTTTGTGGATGGCTTTGATCCGAAGCGGGACACACAACTCTGTGCCGGCTTTAAACATCGCTTTAACGATGCGGATGATCTGGCAGCCCTGTTCTGGGCTATCCGGCTGATGCGGCAGCAGCAGGGCAGTATTGAGAAGTTTTTCTGTCAGTTCCACCCAGAAGATGCAGCAACGGTGGAACAGGCCTTGAACGGTTTTTGCGCAGCGGTGTCCGGTTTTGATTATCGCCCGCTCTTCGGCAGGGCCGCCCTGCCGGCAGAAAGCAGCTTCCGTTTTCTGTTTCCTTCGCCGTCCGGCGGTAGTGCCTGCAAGCGGCTCTGTATGTTCCTGCGCTGGGTGGTACGCCCTGCGGATGGTATCGATCTGGGGCTCTGGCAGCAGGTGCGTCCGGCCCAGCTGGTTATCCCGGTGGATCGGCATATCGAGCGGATCAGCCGGATGCTGGGGCTGACCAGCCGCCGTACGCCGGACTGGCGTATGGCTTGCGAAATCACTGCGGCACTCAGGCAGTTTGATCCGCTTGATCCGGTCAAGTACGACTTTTCAATCTGTCATCTGGGGATTTCCGAGGGATGTAACGGCACAAGCTCGGCCTGCTGCCCTGCCTGTCCGGTTGCGCAGCACTGTTCACTGGTACAGTGCTGA
- a CDS encoding DUF3426 domain-containing protein, protein MIIQCEQCRTKFKLDDEKVSDRGVKVRCAKCRHVFTVRKDVAQAEAPEAMLPDMAAADSFPASDETVRMAAAPAPEPEVAGFSAEPEVAFDFGAAPVEAATPEAASFSFDQPAAAADSSFDFGDVAFTTEPPVAPAAADFGEMTMVMPPKQQVAEPTPEFSLDFGSAAVAAPPAADEAAFDFGDALASSSISDSTAQKIEFDFGDQASSAVTQAGEIDLAGFDFGTAPAAAVATPTGIDTTDFSDFGAAMAPQAAAAETGFSFDDAAPQSAAASGDGLDFSGVDFGMGQPQTTAPAAEVDTFSLGEVDFSGDTAAVAVEASATAPAGTLFAPVDESVVRQQDVAKPDISFDLPGATEEPPPSITSRRRQSSTLSILIAVITVVVLGVLGYMAYSFISGGPKEVSLFGKAGTPVEDGKITVQNIKAYFVPKAAAGELLVITGEALNNFKKPRAALQVKGMVFGAANQAVATKTAYAGNQLTKEQLAEMPAEKIEAAMNNQFGDSLTNLEVQPGKTIPFTIVIVNPPADGKEFGVEPVGSTVAAAGK, encoded by the coding sequence ATGATCATTCAATGCGAACAATGCCGGACCAAATTCAAGCTTGATGACGAGAAGGTGTCGGATCGGGGGGTCAAGGTCCGTTGCGCCAAATGTCGCCATGTCTTTACGGTGCGCAAGGATGTTGCACAGGCCGAGGCACCGGAGGCGATGCTGCCGGACATGGCAGCGGCAGATTCCTTTCCTGCTTCCGACGAAACCGTCCGCATGGCTGCAGCTCCGGCTCCGGAACCAGAGGTTGCCGGCTTTTCCGCAGAGCCTGAGGTCGCCTTTGATTTTGGCGCCGCTCCGGTGGAGGCTGCCACCCCGGAGGCAGCCAGTTTCAGTTTTGACCAGCCTGCAGCAGCAGCTGACAGCAGTTTTGACTTTGGTGATGTCGCTTTCACGACCGAACCCCCTGTTGCCCCGGCTGCCGCTGATTTTGGCGAAATGACCATGGTCATGCCGCCGAAGCAGCAGGTTGCTGAACCGACACCGGAGTTTAGCCTGGATTTCGGTAGCGCAGCTGTGGCGGCTCCGCCTGCAGCAGATGAAGCGGCCTTTGATTTTGGTGATGCCCTGGCCTCATCGTCGATCTCAGACAGCACGGCCCAAAAGATTGAGTTTGATTTTGGCGACCAGGCTTCGTCAGCGGTTACCCAGGCCGGTGAGATCGATCTGGCCGGTTTTGACTTTGGGACGGCCCCAGCAGCGGCAGTCGCCACCCCAACCGGTATTGATACAACGGACTTCAGTGATTTTGGCGCTGCAATGGCCCCGCAAGCAGCTGCTGCTGAAACCGGTTTCAGTTTTGATGATGCCGCCCCGCAGTCTGCAGCAGCCTCTGGTGACGGTCTTGACTTCTCCGGGGTTGACTTCGGCATGGGGCAGCCCCAAACAACCGCTCCTGCCGCCGAGGTCGATACGTTCAGCCTGGGTGAGGTGGATTTCAGCGGTGACACTGCGGCTGTTGCGGTGGAGGCCTCGGCAACAGCGCCGGCCGGCACCCTGTTTGCGCCGGTAGATGAGTCGGTTGTCCGGCAGCAGGATGTTGCAAAGCCGGATATCAGCTTTGATCTGCCGGGCGCCACAGAAGAACCGCCGCCTTCAATCACCTCCCGCCGCCGTCAGAGCTCAACCCTCTCGATCCTGATCGCGGTGATCACGGTGGTGGTGCTCGGCGTATTGGGCTACATGGCCTACAGCTTTATCAGTGGTGGCCCCAAGGAGGTTTCCCTCTTCGGGAAGGCTGGAACGCCGGTTGAGGATGGCAAGATTACGGTACAGAACATCAAGGCCTATTTTGTTCCCAAGGCTGCCGCCGGTGAATTGCTGGTCATTACCGGTGAAGCCCTGAATAACTTCAAGAAGCCCCGTGCGGCACTGCAGGTGAAAGGGATGGTCTTTGGCGCTGCCAATCAGGCTGTTGCCACCAAGACCGCCTATGCCGGCAATCAACTGACGAAAGAGCAGCTGGCCGAGATGCCGGCCGAGAAGATTGAGGCGGCCATGAACAACCAGTTCGGCGATTCTCTGACGAATCTGGAGGTTCAGCCCGGCAAGACCATTCCGTTTACGATTGTGATCGTCAATCCGCCCGCAGACGGTAAGGAGTTCGGAGTTGAACCGGTGGGGTCAACGGTGGCCGCAGCCGGCAAGTAG
- a CDS encoding FKBP-type peptidyl-prolyl cis-trans isomerase, translating into MAQAQQGDTVRVHYTGTLQDGSIFDSSEAAEQDSCGCDCSSSGGCGTGSDCGCEPLEFTIGGGNVIPGFEKAVLGLSVGESIKVTIPAAEAYGPRHEQMVAVVDRSELSGEIEPIEGQQLEVVLQDDSSMPVLITEVTETTVTLDANHPLAGQDLTFEIKLVEIV; encoded by the coding sequence ATGGCACAGGCACAACAGGGCGATACCGTCCGGGTACACTACACCGGCACCCTGCAGGACGGTTCAATTTTCGACAGTTCCGAGGCGGCAGAACAGGACAGCTGCGGCTGCGACTGCAGCAGCTCCGGCGGCTGCGGCACCGGCAGCGACTGCGGCTGCGAACCGCTTGAATTCACCATCGGTGGCGGCAACGTCATCCCCGGCTTTGAAAAGGCGGTACTGGGACTTTCCGTAGGCGAGAGCATCAAGGTAACCATTCCTGCTGCCGAGGCCTATGGTCCCCGGCACGAGCAGATGGTTGCCGTGGTTGACCGGTCAGAGCTGAGCGGTGAGATCGAGCCGATCGAGGGACAGCAGCTTGAGGTGGTCTTGCAGGATGACTCATCCATGCCGGTACTGATCACCGAGGTAACCGAAACCACCGTGACCCTGGATGCCAACCATCCGCTGGCCGGTCAGGACCTGACCTTTGAGATCAAGCTGGTGGAGATCGTCTAG
- a CDS encoding DUF167 domain-containing protein translates to MPWSQQGDALLLRVFVQPRASRNQFCGIHEGELKLRLTSPPVDGAANECCREFLAKQLKVPKSAVTLIAGDSSRHKRLLIAGATTQQIEQLVTPE, encoded by the coding sequence GTGCCCTGGTCCCAACAGGGAGATGCACTGCTGCTGCGGGTCTTTGTCCAGCCCCGGGCCTCCCGCAACCAGTTTTGCGGCATTCACGAAGGTGAGCTGAAGCTGCGTCTGACCTCCCCCCCCGTGGACGGGGCTGCCAATGAATGTTGCCGCGAATTTCTGGCAAAGCAGCTGAAGGTTCCCAAATCGGCTGTCACCCTTATCGCCGGGGACAGCTCGCGGCACAAACGGCTCCTGATTGCAGGGGCCACCACGCAGCAGATTGAACAGCTGGTCACCCCCGAATAA
- a CDS encoding DivIVA domain-containing protein, which translates to MTITSLDIRQQQFKGKMLGGLDPDDVDSFLQAVAVEMEGLLRENTELKEQANRQTRELSEHAQREKDLRETMLAAQRITDEMKANAQKEAELIVSEAQLQARRLVDEAERKVADLQARIQDVRRQKLQFEMEFKALLDNHLRMIGNGEQ; encoded by the coding sequence ATGACCATTACATCCCTGGATATACGGCAGCAGCAGTTTAAGGGCAAGATGCTGGGCGGTCTGGACCCGGACGATGTGGACAGCTTTCTGCAGGCCGTGGCGGTTGAGATGGAAGGACTGCTGCGGGAAAATACCGAGCTGAAGGAGCAGGCCAATCGCCAGACCCGTGAGCTGAGTGAGCATGCCCAGCGCGAAAAAGACCTGCGTGAGACCATGCTGGCGGCCCAGCGGATTACCGATGAGATGAAGGCCAATGCCCAGAAAGAGGCAGAGCTGATCGTCTCAGAGGCCCAGCTGCAGGCCAGACGGCTGGTGGATGAGGCTGAACGCAAGGTGGCCGACCTGCAGGCGCGGATACAGGATGTCCGCCGCCAGAAGCTGCAGTTTGAAATGGAGTTCAAGGCACTGCTGGACAACCATCTCCGGATGATCGGCAACGGTGAACAGTAG
- a CDS encoding YggT family protein — protein sequence MILFGNILYALAKIVELADGLLTIYKYILIAAALITWVNPDPYNPIVSFLYRVTEPLLSRIRRRMPAMGPVDLSPLVAFALIYVVQIVVLNTLYQYLLNYSMILKLR from the coding sequence ATGATCCTTTTCGGCAATATTCTGTATGCACTGGCCAAGATTGTTGAGCTGGCTGACGGGCTGCTGACGATCTACAAATATATCCTGATTGCAGCGGCCCTGATCACCTGGGTCAACCCTGACCCCTACAACCCGATTGTGAGCTTCCTGTACCGGGTGACTGAACCGCTGCTGTCCCGCATCCGCCGCAGGATGCCGGCCATGGGACCAGTGGACCTTTCGCCGCTGGTGGCCTTCGCCCTGATCTATGTGGTGCAGATTGTGGTGCTGAACACCCTGTACCAGTACCTGCTCAACTACAGCATGATCCTGAAACTGAGGTAA
- a CDS encoding inositol monophosphatase family protein, producing the protein MPASSFLECAIEAALAAGQLQRSRFDAAFSIDLKGAKNLVTELDLASEALIVEMIHRRFPGHGILAEEGDYPAGDGQHVWIIDPLDGTTNYAHGYPWFCVSIALTVGGELVAGAIYNPMTDELFSATTGGGAFRNGRRLSVSNRQPLASALLGTGFPYDCATDPENNFGHFIRFQKVARGIRRAGAAALDLAYLAAGRLDGFWEVKLKPWDVAAGTLLVREAGGLVSAFDGSDYEVTNHRILASNGLIHDEMIALLAEEEQP; encoded by the coding sequence ATGCCTGCATCCTCTTTTCTGGAATGTGCCATTGAGGCAGCCCTGGCTGCCGGACAGTTGCAACGCTCACGTTTTGATGCCGCCTTTTCAATTGACCTGAAAGGGGCCAAGAACCTGGTGACCGAGCTGGATCTGGCCTCGGAGGCGCTGATTGTCGAGATGATTCACCGGCGTTTTCCAGGGCACGGCATCCTGGCCGAGGAGGGTGATTACCCGGCCGGTGATGGCCAGCATGTCTGGATTATTGACCCGTTGGACGGTACCACCAACTATGCCCACGGCTATCCCTGGTTCTGCGTCTCCATCGCCCTGACCGTGGGGGGCGAGCTGGTGGCGGGGGCGATTTACAACCCGATGACCGATGAGCTGTTCAGCGCAACCACCGGCGGGGGGGCCTTCCGCAACGGCCGCAGACTGTCCGTATCAAACCGACAGCCCCTGGCGTCCGCCCTGCTGGGCACAGGTTTCCCCTATGATTGCGCCACTGACCCGGAAAACAACTTTGGCCATTTCATCCGTTTCCAGAAGGTTGCCCGCGGTATCAGGCGGGCCGGTGCTGCCGCCCTTGACCTGGCCTATCTGGCCGCCGGCCGTCTGGACGGCTTCTGGGAGGTCAAGCTGAAGCCGTGGGACGTGGCAGCCGGTACCCTGCTGGTCCGTGAGGCCGGTGGTCTGGTCAGCGCCTTTGACGGTAGTGACTATGAGGTGACGAACCACCGCATCCTGGCCAGCAACGGTCTGATTCATGACGAAATGATAGCCCTGCTGGCGGAGGAGGAACAGCCATGA